Proteins from one Geomonas agri genomic window:
- a CDS encoding ROK family protein, translated as MAGDIFRIGIDLGGTKTEGVLLDSAGLVLVRERRSTPLAEGYQAILGSVVQLVRDLAARLPQDAPYTIGVGIPGSVDAVTGLVRNANSVCLIGRPFQADLERLLERRVGVRNDADCFTLAECRKGAGAGYQVVFGVIMGTGCGGGICIDGVVREGPHRIGGEWGHVSVDPAGAPCYCGNRGCIETKISGSGVEAAYLARNGVSLTMEEIVAGARRGEARALLAFNTFLDDFGRSMGGLISILDPDAVVLGGGLSNIEELYYAGVERVRHYAFHNDLRTPILKNQLGDSAGVFGAAWIGI; from the coding sequence GACGGAAGGGGTACTGCTCGATTCCGCGGGCCTGGTCCTGGTGCGGGAGCGGCGCTCCACGCCACTGGCCGAGGGGTACCAGGCCATTCTGGGATCAGTGGTGCAACTGGTGCGCGACCTCGCCGCGCGACTGCCTCAGGACGCTCCTTATACCATCGGCGTGGGTATTCCGGGGTCGGTGGATGCCGTCACGGGGCTGGTGCGTAACGCCAACTCGGTCTGCCTGATCGGCCGTCCTTTCCAAGCCGACCTGGAGCGGCTTTTGGAGAGAAGGGTGGGGGTGCGCAACGACGCTGACTGCTTCACTTTGGCTGAGTGCCGCAAGGGAGCGGGCGCCGGATACCAGGTCGTCTTCGGGGTGATCATGGGGACCGGCTGCGGCGGCGGGATTTGCATAGACGGCGTGGTGCGCGAGGGACCGCATCGCATCGGCGGCGAGTGGGGGCATGTTTCCGTCGATCCCGCCGGAGCGCCTTGCTACTGCGGCAACCGCGGCTGCATCGAGACCAAGATCAGCGGCTCCGGTGTGGAAGCGGCCTACCTGGCCCGCAACGGTGTGAGCCTGACCATGGAGGAGATCGTGGCCGGAGCCCGTCGCGGCGAGGCGCGGGCCCTGTTGGCCTTCAACACCTTTTTGGATGATTTCGGCCGCAGCATGGGCGGCCTCATCTCGATCCTCGATCCCGATGCTGTGGTCTTGGGGGGAGGGCTTTCCAATATCGAGGAGCTGTACTACGCTGGCGTGGAACGGGTACGGCACTACGCCTTTCACAACGACCTGCGCACGCCGATCCTGAAAAACCAGCTCGGAGATTCCGCCGGTGTCTTCGGGGCGGCCTGGATCGGCATCTAG
- a CDS encoding FKBP-type peptidyl-prolyl cis-trans isomerase — protein METKTGKRINIRYKCRLDDGRVYLVGEHNTLEFVVGTGRVPPVLEEGLMGMARGDHRVIRVPANEANLFPFPLGSHFAFSTDRAPGVAYDFGPGAGGDVSLSLGRRDYREPLPSDQDVFFEIEMLSVEAA, from the coding sequence ATGGAAACCAAAACTGGCAAAAGGATCAACATCAGGTACAAGTGCAGGCTCGACGACGGCAGGGTCTACCTGGTCGGCGAACACAACACCCTCGAGTTCGTGGTGGGAACGGGACGCGTTCCCCCTGTTCTGGAAGAGGGGCTCATGGGCATGGCCCGCGGCGATCACCGCGTCATCCGCGTGCCGGCCAACGAGGCCAACCTCTTCCCCTTTCCCCTTGGTTCCCACTTTGCCTTCTCGACCGACCGGGCCCCCGGTGTCGCCTACGATTTCGGCCCCGGCGCGGGCGGAGACGTCTCCCTCTCCCTGGGCAGGCGTGACTACCGCGAACCCCTCCCTTCCGACCAGGATGTCTTCTTCGAAATCGAAATGCTGTCAGTAGAGGCGGCGTGA